TTTTCTATCGGCTATGCTTCCCACATTCTTCTTGATATTTTAAATCCTCTCGGTGTTCCGTTTTCCTACAAGTATTACCCAAGGTTGTCTTTAAAGTTTGTCCGATCAGGAAAGGTGGGTGAAATATTTGTTATACTTACGCTCGTTGCAATTCTTATTTATTTTGTTGACGAAA
The sequence above is a segment of the Desulfurobacteriaceae bacterium genome. Coding sequences within it:
- a CDS encoding metal-dependent hydrolase, producing the protein FSIGYASHILLDILNPLGVPFSYKYYPRLSLKFVRSGKVGEIFVILTLVAILIYFVDEKLISFSSIVDKEILELFEKIAKEVKG